The genomic window CGTGAATGGCGCCTTCTCCGGCACCTACTCCGGCAGCGGCAGCGTGGTGGTGGCCCCGACGCTGGCGGGCAAGTACTTCAGGGTGGTCGAGCAGAGCGGCTCGCTCGGCACTGTCGCCTCGCAGTCACTGCCCAACGGCGGCAGCGGAACCTTCCTGTTCAATCCGGCCCCCAACGCGACCAACACCGCGCAGACCAATGCCTATGAGATGGCCAACCGCGCCCGCGACATCATCGTGGCCGCGGCTCCCAGCTATCCCACCATCGCGGCCCAGGTCAACTTCCCGATCAACACCAACATCGCCGACACCTGCAACGCCTACTACGACGGCGTCAGCATCAACTTCTACAGCGCCGGCGGCGGATGCAACAACACCGCGTTCGGCGATGTGGTGGCCCACGAATACGGCCACCACATGGTGCAGGTCGCGGGCAGCGGACAGAGCCAGTACGGCGAAGGCATGGGCGACTGCCTCGGCGTGTGCGTCACCGACGCCTCCTCGCTGGGCGTCGGATTCCAGACCTGCTCCAGCGGCATCCGCACGGCCAGCAACACCTGCCAGTACTCCTCGTCGAGTTGCTCAAGCTGCGGCAGCGAGATCCACGCCTGCGGACAGCTGATCTCCGGTTGCGTCTGGAGCCTGCGCAATTCCTTCGTCTCGACCTATCCCTCCGACTACCGGACCCGCCTGCAGAAGCTGGTTGTGAATTCCACTCCGCTGCACGCGGGCTCGTCGACGATCCAGAACGACATCACGATCGACTACCTCACGCTCAATGACAACAACGGCAACATTGGCGACGGCACGCCGGACTACAACGCCATCGCGGCGGCCTTCAATGCCCACGGCCTGACGGCGCCGGGGCTGACCCTGCTGGCGATCACGCTGCCCGGCGGCACTCTTTCCACATTGAATCCGAGCGGCGGCGACACGATTGCCGTGGACATCGCCCCGGTCATGAGCGCGGTCCTCGCCGGCAGCCAGAAGATGTTCTACCGCGAAGGCACAACGGGAAGCTTCACCGCTGTTCCGCTGGCCAGCCTGGGTGGAACCAGCTACCTCGCCACCTTCCCGCCGACCGGATGCAACGCCACGGTGCAGTACTACTTCGAGGCGAAGTCGACCGGCGGCACGCCGATCGACATGCCCGCGACGGCGCCGACCTCGAACTACAGCGCGCTTTCGGTGCTCTCGTCGACGCTGCTGTTCACCGATTCCTTCGACGGAGCGAGCACGACCATGACGGTCGGGGCGCCGGGCGACACCGCCAGCGCGGGCATGTGGGTGCGGGCGGCCACGACCAGCGGCTGCGGTGCCAGCGCGATCGCCTACAGCGGCGCCAAGGCGTTCCTCACCGGCACCGGCAGCTGCATCGACGTCGACAACGGCAAGACCTCGCTCATCAGCCCGAGCGTCAGCGGCCTGGGTGCGGACCACCTGGATCTGAAGTTCGCGCTCTACCTGAGCTACAACGGCGCCACGCCGACCGATGATCCAGTTGAGGTGTTCGTCTCCAACGACGGCGGCGCCAACTGGGTGCTGGCCGACTCCATCAACGTCGGACAGGGCTGGGGCGTGAAGACGATCAACGTGCTGGACTTCGTCTCCGCCTCAGGCGACATGAAGGCCAAGTTCGTGGCCCAGGACAACGGCACGGACAATGTGGTCGAAGTCGCCATCGACAGCGTCTCGTTCACCAAGGTCAACTGCTATCCGGCGATCTTCGGCGACCTGGACGGGGACGGCATCGTCGATGGCGGCGATCTGGGCCTGCTGCTGCTTGATTTCGGGCCCTGCTCGGGATGCCCCGGCGATCTCAACGGCGACGGCGAGGTGGACGGCGCGGACATCGGCCTGATGCTCCTGGCATTCACTTGATTCGCTGAAAAGATCAACTTGAATTGACGCGGGCGACGTCCAAACGGGTGTCGCCCGCTTTCTTTTCGGTGTGCAATCGAAAGCCAATTTTTCGCTAAACTCTCCGTCCCGCTGAAACGGGAATGGCCCAGGTGGCGAAATTGGCAGACGCGCCAGCTTGAGGTGCTGGTTGGAGCAATCCATTGGAGGTTCGAGTCCTCTCCTGGGCATTGAATTGTGAAAGATTGAGCACGGCATGAGCGACACGGATGCACGCAACACTTTGGTGGCCGACTCCAAGGCGCCCGCGCTGCGAATCAACGAAACTTTTTTCTCGATCCAGGGGGAGAGCACCTTCGCAGGGCTCCCCTGCTTCTTCATTCGCCTGACCGGCTGCCCGCTGCGCTGCGCCTGGTGCGACACTACCTACGCCTTCCGCGAGGGCGCGCCGCGAACCGTGAGCTCCTTGATCGAGGAAGCCATCGCCTCGCGCTGTCCGCTGGTCGAGGTCACCGGCGGCGAGCCGCTGGCCCAGGCGGCGTGCATTGATCTGGTGCGCGGCTTGTGCGACGCGGGATTGACCACTCTGATCGAGACCTCCGGCGCGCTGGACATTTCCCCGCTCGACCGCCGCTGCCACCGAATCATGGATCTCAAATGCCCGGCCAGCGGCGAGTGCGGGAAGAATCTCTGGT from Planctomycetota bacterium includes these protein-coding regions:
- a CDS encoding radical SAM protein; amino-acid sequence: MSDTDARNTLVADSKAPALRINETFFSIQGESTFAGLPCFFIRLTGCPLRCAWCDTTYAFREGAPRTVSSLIEEAIASRCPLVEVTGGEPLAQAACIDLVRGLCDAGLTTLIETSGALDISPLDRRCHRIMDLKCPASGECGKNLWSNLEHLQPHDEIKFVIADRGDYDWAKGIMAKHRLETKVNCVLMSAAWAQAANSEVAGCAGLEPKLLAQWILADALPVRMQTQLHKMIWHPATRGV